The proteins below are encoded in one region of Scomber japonicus isolate fScoJap1 chromosome 2, fScoJap1.pri, whole genome shotgun sequence:
- the si:ch211-79m20.1 gene encoding protein naked cuticle, whose product MRSWVLLLLLAALSAARLRLGSAEGDPLPTSLVDLVRNSPISSVDDLKLLLQQETNAIEEEEDEHDILTNHTHGRYTRSLVDAPQAQQAACKVRTEVMEVTRSMLDRRNANFLLWPLCVEVQRCSGCCNSRLLQCVPTVTSSRYLQVVKIQYINRKVHYDKAIISVEDHVSCRCQAPSSSSSSSSSSSSSSSSSVPISHSSAQSNPNPPPPPPPPQQPPPSSHLPRTAHPAPPKTHTSKADLHRHDDLKHNQQHYRTEEREPVARQWQQGSYTQLVHWTQPRVHQAQTHVQAGVHQPITGVIRPVSSWPSEARGEHSIMAGAQPVGQGSGYEGSREEGSVGVANSGSGVHHPDHAQRQQQLVQHQQKHHHQQQQTPFQPYNRGGSEDYHLNTPQSDSASALVNPTQSPKSEQYATSPEPAKQKDSVTSQKNTEVTNQKQTKTETASHKEGNEREESGSANSGDSAGADLANQGQKKDSKVTSGDGHLTEEERRLKLLEMVQREPDPQTHLHPHHPHQRPKPTTFKTVVSTAAPVSLSARQAPFRPASPRRRRKHRKRISKAAMRAMIM is encoded by the exons ATGAGATCCTGggtcctgctgctgctactggcTGCGCTTTCAGCGGCCCGTCTGCGGCTCGGCAGCGCTGAG gGCGATCCGCTCCCTACGTCGCTGGTCGACCTGGTGAGGAACTCTCCCATCTCCTCTGTGGATGACCTGAAGCTGTTGCTGCAGCAGGAGACTAATGCAATAG aagaggaagaagacgagCATGATATTCTCACAAACCACACCCACGGCCGATACACTAGAAGTCTTG TGGATGCACCGCAAGCTCAGCAGGCGGCGTGTAAAGTTAGGACGGAGGTGATGGAGGTGACGAGGTCCATGCTGGACCGCCGCAACGCCAACTTCCTGCTGTGGCCGCTATGCGTGGAGGTGCAGCGATGTTCGGGCTGCTGCAACAGCAGGCTGCTGCAGTGCGTCCCCACTGTCACCTCCAGCAGATACCTACAG gTGGTTAAGATCCAGTACATAAACAGGAAAGTCCACTACGACAAAGCCATCATCTCAGTGGAAGACCACGTCAGCTGCAGGTGTCAAGCTCCCTCATCGTCTTCATCgtcctcctcgtcttcttcatcctcttcctcctccagtgtTCCCATCTCTCACTCCTCCGCTCAGAGcaaccccaacccccctcctcctccacctccaccacagcAGCCTCCCCCGTCCTCCCACCTCCCACGGACCGCCCACCCTGCTCCACCCAAGACTCACACCTCCAAGGCTGACCTCCATCGCCACGACGACCTGAAGCACAACCAGCAGCACTACCGCACCGAGGAGCGCGAGCCGGTGGCGAGGCAGTGGCAGCAGGGGAGCTACACCCAGCTGGTGCACTGGACTCAACCTAGGGTGCACCAAGCTCAAACCCATGTGCAGGCGGGGGTGCACCAGCCAATTACTGGGGTGATCAGGCCGGTCAGCAGCTGGCCATCTGAAGCGAGGGGGGAGCACAGTATCATGGCAGGTGCTCAGCCAGTTGGGCAAGGGAGCGGATATGAagggagcagggaggagggcAGCGTGGGCGTAGCAAACAGCGGCAGTGGCGTGCATCATCCCGATCATgcacagaggcagcagcagtTGGTACAGCATCAGCAGAAACATCATCACCAACAACAGCAGACGCCATTTCAGCCGTATAACCGCGGAGGATCAGAGGATTATCACCTCAATACTCCCCAATCAGACAGCGCCTCCGCACTTGTTAACCCAACCCAGTCGCCCAAATCAGAACAATACGCCACCTCTCCCGAACCCGCCAAACAGAAAGACTCAGTGACCAGCCAAAAAAATACAGAGGTCACGAATCAAAAACAGACGAAGACTGAAACAGCTAGTCATAAAGAAGGGAACGAGAGGGAGGAAAGCGGGTCGGCCAATAGCGGGGACTCGGCCGGGGCGGATCTGGCCAATCAGGGACAGAAAAAAGACTCTAAAGTGACCAGTGGGGACGGTCATTtaacagaagaggagaggaggctgaAACTTCTGGAGATGGTACAGAGGGAACCAGACCCACAGACTCATCTTCATCCACATCATCCTCACCAAAGACCAAAGCCAACCACATTTAAAACAG tcgTCTCTACTGCGGCTCCCGTGTCACTGTCAGCCCGTCAGGCTCCGTTCCGACCGGCCTCGCCTCGCCGCAGGAGGAAACACCGCAAACGCATCAGCAAAGCAGCCATGAGAGCCATGATCATGTAG